A single region of the Paludibacter jiangxiensis genome encodes:
- the trmB gene encoding tRNA (guanosine(46)-N7)-methyltransferase TrmB, with the protein MGKNKLQKFRELEQLEHVFQVPSEQLRAGQQCEMKGRWREFFGNDNPIVLELGCGKGEYTVELGKRFPDKNYIGIDIKGARLWTGAKESFNCGMKNVAFVRTNIEMLPYFFDKDEVSEIWLTFPDPQMKKKTKRLTSTGFLNCYTGIVKPGGLLHLKSDSNFMYTYTKAVVAENQLKVVDLCDDIYAQRLDDAILSIKTYYEQQWLARGITIKYICFELDPKDEWKEPEVEIELDPYRSYGRNKRSELNLTD; encoded by the coding sequence ATGGGGAAAAACAAATTACAGAAATTTAGAGAGTTAGAACAACTTGAACATGTGTTTCAGGTGCCGTCGGAACAACTGCGCGCCGGACAGCAATGTGAAATGAAGGGTCGTTGGCGTGAATTTTTCGGCAATGACAATCCGATAGTACTTGAACTCGGGTGTGGCAAAGGCGAATATACAGTAGAGCTGGGTAAACGTTTCCCCGATAAAAATTATATTGGCATTGATATAAAGGGAGCTCGTCTTTGGACAGGTGCAAAAGAGTCTTTCAATTGTGGAATGAAGAATGTGGCTTTTGTCCGTACAAATATTGAAATGCTTCCTTATTTCTTTGATAAGGATGAGGTTAGCGAAATTTGGTTGACATTTCCGGATCCTCAAATGAAAAAGAAGACGAAAAGACTTACAAGTACCGGATTTTTAAATTGTTATACCGGTATTGTGAAACCGGGAGGTCTTCTTCATCTCAAGTCGGACAGCAATTTTATGTATACCTATACCAAAGCAGTTGTTGCCGAAAATCAGCTGAAGGTAGTCGATTTGTGCGATGATATTTATGCACAGCGTCTGGATGACGCGATCTTATCTATTAAAACCTATTATGAACAACAATGGCTGGCTCGTGGTATTACGATAAAATATATCTGTTTTGAACTGGATCCCAAAGATGAATGGAAAGAGCCTGAGGTTGAAATAGAGCTGGATCCTTATCGCAGCTATGGAAGAAACAAACGTAGTGAATTAAATCTTACCGATTAA
- a CDS encoding TolB family protein, translated as MKNNLIFCCLITFLCISCTAKLPSDYQSINRAPSLYPDYTNLSIPWNIAPLNFLIKEPGDDFISVAYSRKGDKLQVDGQKVEWNLQKWHQLLEDNKGDTLYVDIYVKGNDRWHKFSTIRNYIAPENIDDYISYRLIEPSYTIYEYLTINQRNLTNFKEEVIYNNSLLSKGEDGQCINCHSYQNYNKTGKMQFHVRQNKGGTVIVTPNGIKKVDLKTEYTMSGGVYPAWHPYKNLIAYSVNDIRQYFHDYNKEKVEVMDLKSDLILYDVDKNEVREISADPNELKTFPAWSPDGKYLYYVAAQYPQKSTSGDTIRKNYKKYYYNIYRKAFNPQTLEFGNTEMIFDAASIHKSATFPRVSPNGKYLLFTLGEYGNFHIWHKSSDLYLIDLSNRGVSPMTELNSPDVDSYHSWSSNGNWIIFSSRREDGSYTRPYIAYFKNGKGHKPFVLPQKDPNFYTALFKSFNIPEFMVKPVAATQRQLIQAIDKKPTKATFYNPKNKQALKKDTIDAKHYFNK; from the coding sequence ATGAAAAACAACCTTATTTTTTGCTGCCTAATAACCTTTTTATGCATATCCTGCACAGCAAAACTCCCCTCCGATTACCAATCTATCAACAGAGCTCCATCTCTCTACCCGGATTATACAAATCTTTCAATACCCTGGAACATTGCTCCGCTGAATTTTCTCATAAAGGAACCGGGAGACGACTTTATCTCAGTGGCATATTCCCGGAAAGGAGATAAACTGCAAGTAGATGGTCAGAAAGTAGAATGGAATTTACAAAAATGGCATCAGCTACTCGAAGACAACAAAGGCGATACGTTGTATGTGGATATTTATGTAAAAGGGAACGACAGATGGCACAAATTCTCAACCATCAGAAATTACATTGCCCCCGAGAATATTGATGATTATATTTCCTACCGGTTAATCGAACCCTCGTACACCATTTACGAATATCTTACCATCAATCAGCGGAATCTAACGAACTTTAAGGAAGAGGTTATATACAACAACAGTCTGTTATCCAAGGGAGAAGATGGACAATGCATCAATTGCCACTCGTATCAGAATTATAACAAAACCGGCAAGATGCAATTTCATGTGCGCCAAAACAAAGGAGGAACAGTCATTGTAACCCCTAACGGCATAAAAAAGGTCGACTTAAAGACAGAATATACCATGTCAGGAGGTGTGTACCCGGCATGGCATCCATACAAAAACTTAATTGCTTATTCCGTAAATGATATCAGGCAATATTTCCACGACTACAACAAAGAAAAAGTGGAAGTGATGGACCTAAAATCGGATCTGATACTGTATGATGTAGATAAAAACGAGGTGCGCGAGATCTCTGCCGATCCCAACGAATTAAAAACATTTCCGGCATGGAGCCCCGATGGAAAGTATCTCTACTATGTAGCCGCCCAATATCCTCAAAAATCAACATCCGGGGATACGATAAGAAAAAATTACAAAAAATACTATTACAACATCTACCGAAAGGCATTTAATCCTCAAACATTGGAATTTGGAAACACAGAAATGATTTTCGATGCCGCATCAATTCACAAAAGCGCCACTTTTCCAAGAGTGTCGCCCAATGGCAAGTATCTATTATTTACTTTGGGCGAATATGGCAACTTTCATATATGGCACAAAAGCAGCGATTTATATTTAATTGATTTGAGCAATCGTGGGGTATCACCTATGACGGAGCTAAACAGTCCGGATGTGGACAGTTACCACTCATGGTCGTCCAATGGAAACTGGATTATCTTTAGTTCTCGCCGTGAAGATGGATCATACACCAGACCATACATTGCCTACTTTAAAAACGGCAAGGGGCATAAACCCTTCGTTCTACCACAAAAAGACCCCAATTTTTACACCGCATTATTTAAGTCGTTCAACATCCCCGAATTTATGGTAAAACCGGTAGCTGCAACACAACGCCAACTGATACAGGCCATTGACAAAAAACCTACAAAGGCAACCTTTTACAATCCCAAAAACAAACAAGCCCTGAAAAAAGATACTATTGACGCCAAACACTACTTTAACAAGTAG